The sequence TTCAAATCGAGAATTTTCGTTATCATCAAGCACACCTGTGATATAATCCTTAGGGAGTTTATAGGTTGTGACTAATTGGTCGATTTCTTCTTCAGTCGGTTTCTCAACAGCGAGCCAGACCGTCTCGTCCGTATCAGTTTGTGATGGAATCAGCTGACTATTTTCTATCTTTAAGTAATTAATCAAATTGTCACCTCTTTTTTTATAGTGCTACTCTATTTCTATTATAATAGAGTTGAGGTGTTTTTGGGGAAAGAAAGCCCTTATAAATTGGTATTATTTAGGCACGAACTTTTAAACGAAATGAAACATCAATGTAAAGAAAATAAAGTATAGTTAACACAGTGTGTTACGAAAGGAATTGTTAGGAAATGGTGTCGTTTTCAGTCATTATGCTATTTTGGTATGTTTTTCCATTAATTGTTTTATTTGCGTGCAATTTTATTATTTCAACATTTTCGTTGACAGAACGTTTTAAAGTAAAAGCACCAGATATCTCAATCCCATTTTTATTCATAGGATTAAATGAATTGTCCAAAGACAGTTATGGACAATCAATAGTGCCTTACATGGTTATCTCAGTTTTACTACTTGGTATTTGTGTAGCGGTCTTTCAAGCATACTATTATGGCGAAATCCTTTATGGCAGATATTTTAAGATGTTTTGGCGGTTAGTATTTCTTTTGAGCCTAATGCTATATGCAGTTCTTATTTTATTGAATATCATCCATTATTTTTCATAAAAATGAAATGGTGGCGGGCAGTAATTCTCCCACTACTCCCCACCATTTTTGTTTGTAATATTTTTATGAGAGTTTCAACATATAATTAATAAAGAAAATTCCTTATAAAGTCAATTACATAGGTATTGGTACCGTTTTTTTGGAAAAAATCTCGTACATTAAAATATTACAAACTTTTTAAATAACCATTAAAAGAAGGAAGATTTATTGTTTTTGGTGGTAGAAAGTGGCGGGATGTGGTAGACTGTTTCTATCAAGTGGAAAAGTGGGGAAAATTGGCTATGTTTATGGGTGAATTTCAACATAATATAGATGCCAAAGGCCGACTCATCGTACCAGCTAAATTTCGCGACCAATTAGGTGAGAAGTTTGTGGTAACTAGAGGAATGGATGGCTGTTTATTTGGTTATCCAATGTCCGAATGGGAACAACTAGAGGAAAAACTAAAAGAAATGCCTCTAGCGAAAAAGGATGCCCGTACATTTGTCCGCTTTTTTTACTCGGCTGCCACAGAATGTGAAATCGATAAGCAAGGTAGAATCAATATCCCTGCTGCACTTAGAACGCATGGTAGTTTAGAAAAAGCTTGTGTAATCATCGGTGTTTCAAATCGAATTGAGATTTGGGATGAAGCACGTTGGCAAGAATTTTCTACCGAAGCTGAAGAGAATTTTGATGAAATTGCAGAAACAATGATTGATTTTGGTTTTTAGAAAGAGGAGCATCATGACAGAGGATTTTCAACACTACACTGTTTTACTAAAAGAGACAGTTGACGGCTTACATGTGAAAGAAGACGGCATTTATGTCGATTGCACATTGGGAGGCGCAGGTCATAGTGAGTACCTACTCTCACAACTAAATGAACGAGGTCATTTATACGCGTTCGACCAAGATCAAAAAGCATTGGATTTTGCAGCTCAACGATTAAAAAAATATGTTGATAAAGGGATGGTAACCTTTATCAAGTCGAATTTTCGACATTTAAAACAAGAATTAGCCAATCATGAAGTTTATCATGTCGACGGTATTTTATATGACTTAGGTGTTTCTTCACCTCAGTTAGATGAAGCAGAGCGTGGTTTTAGTTATCACCAAGATGCACCATTAGATATGCGAATGGATCAAGAGGCAGAATTGTCTGCATACGAGGTCGTGAATAATTACAGTTATCATGAATTAGTGAAGATTTTCTTTCGTTATGGTGAAGAGAAATTTTCTAAACAAGTTGCGAGAGAAATCGAACGAGTTCGGGCAAAAGAACCAATCGAGACAACTGGAGAACTAGTAGAAATTATTAAATCAGCAATTCCAGCGCCAGCAAGGCGTAAAGGTGGACATCCTGCAAAACGAATTTTTCAAGCAATTCGAATTGCGGTCAATGATGAACTAGGTGTTGTTGAAGAATCTTTAGAACAGGCTATTTCCTTATTGAATATAAATGGTCGGATTAGTGTGATCACTTTTCATTCTTTAGAAGATCGAATCGTGAAAAGCATGTTTAAAGAATATAGCACAATGCAGGATTTACCTCCTGGATTACCTATAGTTCCAGAAGAGTTTCAACCAGAATTAAAAGTAATTACTAGAAAGCCGATTTTACCAGGTGAGACTGAATTGGCTGAGAATAATCGCTCACGAAGTGCTAAACTAAGAATTGCCGAAAAAGTTAAATTAATCTTATAAAGAAAGGGGTAACGACATGGCTGAGTTAAAAAAAGTGGATGATTTCCAATACGATATTCCAATGATGGATGAACCAGTCATAGGTCCTGAACATGAACCTAAAGTTCAAAAAAATATAGACCTACCCCAATCTCCAAAAAGGAAGTTGAGAAATATCTCACTTTTAGAAAAGACAATCGGCTTTTTATTGTTAGTAGCGATTATTGGAATAGCAATTCTCACCATTCAAGTACGTACTTCTATTACACAAATGACAAATAGAATCACTGAAACGCAAGCAACGATCCAAGAAAAAGAAGAGTCTGCTTTAAAATTGGAACAACAAAAAAATGAATTATCAAAAGCCGACAGAATCAAGGAAGTTGCAAAGAACAAAGGCCTTTCAGATAACCTTGATAATATAAGGAAAGTGAAATAAATGAGCATAAAAAATAAAATAAAGAATTTTGTCAAAAAGAAGAACTTAAATCCAATGAACAATCGTAAAAAAGTAGGCATTATTTTATTTGCTACGAGTATTGGATTGTTCTTTTTATTTGCCTTTAGATTAACCTACATCGTAGCTGTAGGGAAAGTCGCTGGCGTTTCGTTACCAGAAAAAACTGCAAATCTCTATCAAGGCAGCAAAGTTGTTAAAGCCAAAAGGGGTGCGATTTTAGATAGAAACGGTGAAGTAATTGCAGAAGATGCTACTTCATATTCTGTTTATGCGATTTTATCTGAATCTTATCTAGGTGAGGAAAATAAAAAGCTGTATGCACAGAAAAAGGATTTTCAAGCTTTAGCAGAAATATTGGATAGAAATACAGAGCTTACTAAAGATGAAGTCCTAAAATATTTAAATAGCGGTGTGAATGAAGATGGTTCTGTGAAGTTTCAAGTTGAATTTGGTATTAAAGGGAAAAACATTACTTTGGAAACCAGACAAAAAATTGAAGATGAATTGAAGCAGAATAAACTAGCAGGACTCTATTTTGAAGGACATCCAGCTCGGATTTATCCAAATGGCGTCTTTGCTTCCCACTTTATTGGTTATACAGATTCAGTTGATGCTGAAGATGATTCAAAAGGTTTAGTAGGGAAAATGGGCTTGGAAGAATCATACAACGATATCTTAAAAGGGCAAGATGGCAAAATCGAATACGAAAAAGATGTATACGGAAATCCATTACCGGGAACTGTTGCTAGTAAAAAAGAAGCAATAGATGGTAAAGATATTTATACAACTCTAGACAGTCGAATTCAAAGTCGTTTAGAGGTATTACTAGATCCAGTTGTTGAAGAATTTAAGCCAGAAGATATGACAGCTATGCTTATGAAGGCTAAAACAGGTGAGATACTTGCGATGTCACAACGTCCGTCGTTTAACCCTGAAACAAAAGAAGGTTTAGGCAAAGATACGGTTTGGCGTAATATATTAGTAGAAGATAAATTTGAACCAGGTTCTACTATGAAGCTTTTCACAGCTGCGGCTGCAATGCAAGAAGGTAAATTTAATCCCAACGCAACGTTTGCTTATCCTGCTGGGGGTTATAAACTAGATGATAGAACTGTAAATGATCATGATTTCGGTGCAGTGGGGCCACTAACATTCCGTCAGGCTATTTCTTGGTCTAGTAATGTAGGCATGCTTACGCTAGAGCAAATGATGGGTGGAGACAAATGGAAAGAGTATCTGGAGAAATTCGGATTTGGTAAATCAACGAATTCAGGGTTAGTAGGTGAATCAGCAGGAGAACTTCCCGGCGATAACTGGGTCGACCAAGCGATGTCTTCATTTGGTCAAGCAATCTCTGTTACAAATTTTCAAATGATGCAAGCTTACACAGCGATAGCCAATGATGGCTCTATGCTGAAACCGCAATATATCAGTAAAATTGTTGATAAAGGTACGGGTGAAGAAAAAGTAACACAACCAGAAAAAGTGGGTCAACCTGTTATAACACCTCAAGCAGCGAGTGATATTCGTACCTATATGATAGACACGGTAGAGGATCCAAATTATGGTATTGCTTATGATGTGTATAAAATACCAGGTTATCATATAGCCGCTAAAACAGGTACTGCACAGATTACTGGAGATAATGGTTACATGGCTGGTTTGACCGATTACACCTATTCAGTTGTGGAGATGGTTCCAGCAGACAATCCAGAATATATTTTATATCTTACAATGAAAAAACCTCAAACGTATACAAGAGAAGCGCTTGCTAAAATTGCTAATCCTTTGATGCAAGTAGTAATGGATTCAATGGATAGCGAGTCAAATGCAACAGTAGAACCTGCCAAATAAATGAAAAAGTAAATCAATACGAGTTGAATAATTAGGAGAGATATCATGGAGTGGACACAAATTTTTATTCCCATAGTATGTAGTTTTGCAATAACAGTAGCAGTGATGCCAATGTTTATCGGCTATTTCCAAATGAAAAAACAAGGTCAAACAACACGTGAAGATGGTCCAACTTGGCATAACGTAAAAACAGGTACGCCAACGATGGGCGGGTTGGTTTTTCTAGTTGCAAGTTTTATTACGTCGTTATTAGTGGGATTATGGAAACAAGAACTCACTCCTTCTTTACTGATTATTTTGTTTATTTTAGTTCTTTATGGGCTATTAGGGTTTTTAGATGATTTTATCAAAGTATTTAAGAAAAGAAATATGGGGTTAAATTCCCGTCAAAAATTGATTGGACAAATTATTGGTGGTTTGGTTTTTTATTTTGTTTATCGTTCTGAAGGATTACCAGATACATTAGATTTATTTGGTGTTGTTACATTACCATTAGGTATTTTCTATGGTGTGTTTGTCATTTTTTGGTTAGTTGGATTTTCAAATGCTGTGAATTTGACGGATGGTATTGATGGACTTGTTGCCGGTTTGGGTACGATCTCATTTGCTACCTATGCGATCATTGCTTGGAAACAGCAACAATTCGATGTAGTGATCATATGTTTAAGTGTGATCGGTGGATTATTAGGGTTCTTTCCTTATAATAGAAAGCCAGCTAAAATCTTTATGGGAGATGTTGGCTCACTTGCCTTAGGTGGGTTGTTAGCAGCCATTTCTATTATATTACGTCAAGAGTGGACGCTATTATTGATTGGTCTTGTTTATGTTTGTGAAACGGCTAGTGTTATTTTACAAGTTACCTCATTTAAATTATTTGGGAAACGAATTTTTAAAATGTCGCCGATTCATCATCATTTCGAAATGTGTGGCTGGTCTGAATGGAAAATCGATATTGTTTTTTGGTTAACGGGCGCTGTCTGTTCAGCTATTACACTATGGATCGTACTGTAAAGAAAGTAGAACATTGACGACATCTGACCTTAAGAAGCAGACTTTAGCAAGGTAGATAGTCTTTAACCGGAACAAAAAGCGTTCCAATTTCAGATTTCTAACTTTCTACAAAACTAATCGCTTCTTTCAGCTTTTCTAAGATAAGGGGAATTTATAATGAAAAAAATAACAGAGTATGAAAATAAAAAAGTCCTTGTTCTTGGACTTGCTAAAAGCGGTGTTAGTGCTGCGAAATTGTTGCATGAGTTAGGTGCATTAGTGACAGTCAATGACTTTAAACAATTTGATCAAAACCCGGAAGCCCAAGATTTATTAACCTTGGGTATTCGTGTTGTTACAGGCGGACATCCAATTGAACTTTTAGATGAAGATTTTTCGTTGATTGTAAAAAATCCTGGAATTCCATATACAAATCCTTTAGTAGAAAAAGCCTTGAGTATGAATTTACCTGTTCTCACGGAAGTGGAGTTGGCGTATCAAATCGCTGAATGTCCAATTATTGGAATTACCGGAACAAATGGTAAAACAACGACAACGACCATGATCGGATTACTTTTAAATGCAGACCGCACATCTGGAACTGCTCGTTTAGCTGGAAACATTGGCTATCCTGCTAGTGAAGTTGCCGAGGAGGCGGCTTCAACAGATGATATCGTGATGGAGTTATCAAGTTTTCAATTAATGGGTATTGAAACGTTCCGTCCGAAAATTGCTGTAATTACAAATATTTATGAAGCGCATTTAGACTATCATGGTTCAAGAGAAGAGTATGTGAAGGCTAAATGGGCAATCCAAAAAAATATGCAGGAAAGTGATTTTCTGGTATTAAATTGGAATCAACAAGAAATTCAAGAATTAAGTAAAACAACGAAAGTTGCAATCATTCCTTTTTCAACGAAAGAAAAAGTCCAAGGGGCGTATCTTTTGGATGGAAAAATATACTATAAAGATGAATATATCATGTTAGCAACAGAGTTAGGTGTACCAGGTCATCATAATGTTGAAAATGCATTAGCAGCTATTTCTGTTGCTAAATTAAAAGACATCTCAAATGATGTGATCAGACAAACATTAATGATTTTTACAGGCGTACCTCACCGCACACAATATGTGGGAGAAGTATTTGGACGGAAATTTTATAATGACTCTAAAGCGACAAATATACTTGCTACTGAGATGGCTCTAAGCGGTTTTGACCATTCATCACTTATTTTATTAGCAGGTGGTTTAGATAGAGGAAACAGTTTTGATGAGTTAGTTCCTTCATTAAAAGAAATCAAAGCAATTATTCTGTTTGGAGAAACAAAAGATAAATTGCACAAAGCCGCAGTCGAAGCGGGCATCCAAACCATCCGATTAACGGAAAATGTGCAAAGTGCTGTACGTGATGCCTATGATTTTTCTGAAAAAAATGATACTATTCTATTATCGCCTGCGTGCGCAAGTTGGGATCAATACCCCAATTTTGAGTTACGTGGAGAGGCATTTATAAACGCAATGCACCAGCTAAAAGACATAGAAAAGTGAGAGAATTATGAAGATATTGATAACCGGTGGCGGAACAGGCGGGCACATTTATCCTGCGCTAGCTTTAGTTAACCATGTAAAACAAGTGGAACCAAATACAGAATTCATGTACGTAGGATCGCAAGCAGGGCTAGAGAGTCAAATTGTTCCAAAATATAATATTCCTTTTAAAACGATTAAAATCCAAGGATTTCGTCGTTCACTTAGTCCTCAAAATATTAAAACTGTCTATCTTTTTTTGAGCAGTATTGGAAAAGCTAAAAAAATTATCAGAGATTTTCAACCGGATATTGTTATTGGGACGGGTGGATACGTATCAGGATCGGTCGTTTATGCAGCTAAGCAACTGAAAATTCCAACAATCATCCATGAACAAAACAGCATACCTGGGATGACTAACAAGTTTTTAAGCAGATACGTGACAAAAGTAGCTATTTGCTTTCCAGATGTTGCTGAGTATTTCCCTAAAGAAAAAGTTGTTTTGACAGGTAATCCCCGGGCTCAAGAAGTAGTAACGATTGAAAAAACAAATGTCCTAAGTGAATATGGGTTAGATCCCAAGAAGAAAACAGTCGTTATTTTTGGGGGCAGTCGTGGCGCATTGAAAATTAATCAAGCGTTTATCGAAGCATTTCCGCTTTTTGAAGAAAGAGAGTATCAAGTTCTTTATGCGTCTGGAGAGCGATATTATAAAGAATTACAAGAAACTTTAAATCTTTCCGAAAAGAAATTGACAAATATAAGCATTCAGCCTTATATTGATAAAATGGCAGAGGTCTTGGCTGCAGCTGATTTGATGGTTGGTCGAGCCGGAGCAACCTCTATTGCAGAATTTACAGCGTTAGGATTGCCTGCGATTTTAATTCCAAGTCCATACGTCACAAATGATCATCAAACAAAAAATGCCCAAAGCTTAGTTAGATCCGGAGCAGTTGAAATGATTACGGATCAAGAACTTACAGGTCCCAAGCTAGTAACTGAAATCGATGGAGTTTTATTGGATGATACGCGTCATCAATCGATGGCTGAGGCCTCAAAAAAAGAAGGCATCCCAGATGCTGCTGAACGACTTTACAAAGTGGTCAAAGAAATAACTTGATAGGGGGTGTAGAAGATTAGTAAGAAAAAGGATGTTTCAGAGGGACAAGAAGACCAAACAGTGGATACCACTGACCAATTAGATGAGCAAAATCTGACTCCATGGCAAAGAGAAAATTTAGAATATTTAAAAACACAAGGAGATCAACCAGTTTGGAGCCCATCTGTTGTAAAGAGTGAAACAGAAGAGCAAGAAGAAAAAGCTGATGAGGCTGAAGAAGCCCAAACGGAGGAATTCCCTTCGGATGAGCCTGAAACAGAAGAAAAACAAAAGAAAACTTACGAATCTTTTGCAGACCGCTTACCAAAGATCAAAAAAGTTCGAAATAAACGATTATTTCGCAGATTGACATTGATCGTCTCTGTCTTTTTGATTGCGATATTGATTGTCCTTTATTTCGTTTCTCCACTCAGTAAGTTGGGCAGTGTCAGCGTGACGGGAAGTGAAGCTGTCGATAGCCAGCAAATTATTGCTCAATCTAAATTAGAGAAAGGCCAGAGTTTGTGGGAGCAATTTGGAGACAGAAAAATTTATGAAGAAAAAATCGAACGTCAATTACCGCGTGTTAAAAAAGCGACGATCTCACTAAGTGGAATTAACTCATTTAATATAAAAATCACTGAGTATGAGGTCGTTGCGTTAGAATCTGTCGAAAATGTTTATCATCCTATTTTAGAAAATGGGAAAATTTTGCCAGAAGAAATGAAAGCACCGATAAGCGGCATGCCAGTTTTTCAAAATTTTAAAGAGCAGTCGGTTATTAAAAACTTAATGAATTCTTACAATAAACTTCCTGAGGATATGAAAAAAAATATTTCAGAAATTCGTTATGCTCCATCTAATGCCAATAAAGAATTGATCAATCTTCATATGAAAGATGGTAACCAAGTAATCGTAAATATCTCTCAATTAGTGGAGAAAATGGCGTATTATACGAAGGTAGCCGGTCAGATGGAGAAATCAGGAATCATCGATATGGAAGTTGGGATTTTCTCATATCCTTTTAATAATGAGGAGACTGAGGAAACCGTAGAAGAATCTTCACAGGCGTTAGAGTAAAGTTAAGAAAAATAAAAGAATAAAATAGTAGAATCTACTTTCTAAAAAGCCTATGTTTATGGTAAAATTGAAAGAAGTGAGTATTCATAAAAAAATATATATTTAAACGGGTGTTTTATGC is a genomic window of Enterococcus haemoperoxidus ATCC BAA-382 containing:
- a CDS encoding DUF3397 domain-containing protein codes for the protein MVSFSVIMLFWYVFPLIVLFACNFIISTFSLTERFKVKAPDISIPFLFIGLNELSKDSYGQSIVPYMVISVLLLGICVAVFQAYYYGEILYGRYFKMFWRLVFLLSLMLYAVLILLNIIHYFS
- the mraZ gene encoding division/cell wall cluster transcriptional repressor MraZ, with the protein product MFMGEFQHNIDAKGRLIVPAKFRDQLGEKFVVTRGMDGCLFGYPMSEWEQLEEKLKEMPLAKKDARTFVRFFYSAATECEIDKQGRINIPAALRTHGSLEKACVIIGVSNRIEIWDEARWQEFSTEAEENFDEIAETMIDFGF
- the rsmH gene encoding 16S rRNA (cytosine(1402)-N(4))-methyltransferase RsmH; translated protein: MTEDFQHYTVLLKETVDGLHVKEDGIYVDCTLGGAGHSEYLLSQLNERGHLYAFDQDQKALDFAAQRLKKYVDKGMVTFIKSNFRHLKQELANHEVYHVDGILYDLGVSSPQLDEAERGFSYHQDAPLDMRMDQEAELSAYEVVNNYSYHELVKIFFRYGEEKFSKQVAREIERVRAKEPIETTGELVEIIKSAIPAPARRKGGHPAKRIFQAIRIAVNDELGVVEESLEQAISLLNINGRISVITFHSLEDRIVKSMFKEYSTMQDLPPGLPIVPEEFQPELKVITRKPILPGETELAENNRSRSAKLRIAEKVKLIL
- the ftsL gene encoding cell division protein FtsL produces the protein MAELKKVDDFQYDIPMMDEPVIGPEHEPKVQKNIDLPQSPKRKLRNISLLEKTIGFLLLVAIIGIAILTIQVRTSITQMTNRITETQATIQEKEESALKLEQQKNELSKADRIKEVAKNKGLSDNLDNIRKVK
- a CDS encoding peptidoglycan D,D-transpeptidase FtsI family protein, with amino-acid sequence MSIKNKIKNFVKKKNLNPMNNRKKVGIILFATSIGLFFLFAFRLTYIVAVGKVAGVSLPEKTANLYQGSKVVKAKRGAILDRNGEVIAEDATSYSVYAILSESYLGEENKKLYAQKKDFQALAEILDRNTELTKDEVLKYLNSGVNEDGSVKFQVEFGIKGKNITLETRQKIEDELKQNKLAGLYFEGHPARIYPNGVFASHFIGYTDSVDAEDDSKGLVGKMGLEESYNDILKGQDGKIEYEKDVYGNPLPGTVASKKEAIDGKDIYTTLDSRIQSRLEVLLDPVVEEFKPEDMTAMLMKAKTGEILAMSQRPSFNPETKEGLGKDTVWRNILVEDKFEPGSTMKLFTAAAAMQEGKFNPNATFAYPAGGYKLDDRTVNDHDFGAVGPLTFRQAISWSSNVGMLTLEQMMGGDKWKEYLEKFGFGKSTNSGLVGESAGELPGDNWVDQAMSSFGQAISVTNFQMMQAYTAIANDGSMLKPQYISKIVDKGTGEEKVTQPEKVGQPVITPQAASDIRTYMIDTVEDPNYGIAYDVYKIPGYHIAAKTGTAQITGDNGYMAGLTDYTYSVVEMVPADNPEYILYLTMKKPQTYTREALAKIANPLMQVVMDSMDSESNATVEPAK
- the mraY gene encoding phospho-N-acetylmuramoyl-pentapeptide-transferase yields the protein MEWTQIFIPIVCSFAITVAVMPMFIGYFQMKKQGQTTREDGPTWHNVKTGTPTMGGLVFLVASFITSLLVGLWKQELTPSLLIILFILVLYGLLGFLDDFIKVFKKRNMGLNSRQKLIGQIIGGLVFYFVYRSEGLPDTLDLFGVVTLPLGIFYGVFVIFWLVGFSNAVNLTDGIDGLVAGLGTISFATYAIIAWKQQQFDVVIICLSVIGGLLGFFPYNRKPAKIFMGDVGSLALGGLLAAISIILRQEWTLLLIGLVYVCETASVILQVTSFKLFGKRIFKMSPIHHHFEMCGWSEWKIDIVFWLTGAVCSAITLWIVL
- the murD gene encoding UDP-N-acetylmuramoyl-L-alanine--D-glutamate ligase, yielding MKKITEYENKKVLVLGLAKSGVSAAKLLHELGALVTVNDFKQFDQNPEAQDLLTLGIRVVTGGHPIELLDEDFSLIVKNPGIPYTNPLVEKALSMNLPVLTEVELAYQIAECPIIGITGTNGKTTTTTMIGLLLNADRTSGTARLAGNIGYPASEVAEEAASTDDIVMELSSFQLMGIETFRPKIAVITNIYEAHLDYHGSREEYVKAKWAIQKNMQESDFLVLNWNQQEIQELSKTTKVAIIPFSTKEKVQGAYLLDGKIYYKDEYIMLATELGVPGHHNVENALAAISVAKLKDISNDVIRQTLMIFTGVPHRTQYVGEVFGRKFYNDSKATNILATEMALSGFDHSSLILLAGGLDRGNSFDELVPSLKEIKAIILFGETKDKLHKAAVEAGIQTIRLTENVQSAVRDAYDFSEKNDTILLSPACASWDQYPNFELRGEAFINAMHQLKDIEK
- the murG gene encoding undecaprenyldiphospho-muramoylpentapeptide beta-N-acetylglucosaminyltransferase, encoding MKILITGGGTGGHIYPALALVNHVKQVEPNTEFMYVGSQAGLESQIVPKYNIPFKTIKIQGFRRSLSPQNIKTVYLFLSSIGKAKKIIRDFQPDIVIGTGGYVSGSVVYAAKQLKIPTIIHEQNSIPGMTNKFLSRYVTKVAICFPDVAEYFPKEKVVLTGNPRAQEVVTIEKTNVLSEYGLDPKKKTVVIFGGSRGALKINQAFIEAFPLFEEREYQVLYASGERYYKELQETLNLSEKKLTNISIQPYIDKMAEVLAAADLMVGRAGATSIAEFTALGLPAILIPSPYVTNDHQTKNAQSLVRSGAVEMITDQELTGPKLVTEIDGVLLDDTRHQSMAEASKKEGIPDAAERLYKVVKEIT
- a CDS encoding cell division protein FtsQ/DivIB, whose protein sequence is MDTTDQLDEQNLTPWQRENLEYLKTQGDQPVWSPSVVKSETEEQEEKADEAEEAQTEEFPSDEPETEEKQKKTYESFADRLPKIKKVRNKRLFRRLTLIVSVFLIAILIVLYFVSPLSKLGSVSVTGSEAVDSQQIIAQSKLEKGQSLWEQFGDRKIYEEKIERQLPRVKKATISLSGINSFNIKITEYEVVALESVENVYHPILENGKILPEEMKAPISGMPVFQNFKEQSVIKNLMNSYNKLPEDMKKNISEIRYAPSNANKELINLHMKDGNQVIVNISQLVEKMAYYTKVAGQMEKSGIIDMEVGIFSYPFNNEETEETVEESSQALE